Genomic DNA from Methanosarcina sp. MTP4:
GTTCGGGACTATAATTCACCCCGTTCCATGCGTTCAAGCCAGAGGCAATTTTTATACGGGCAAAAATCCGGGTAAAATTCCCATTTTTCCGTTTCCTCCGAAAAAGGGTTCTGGATGCACGTGTTAGTATATTATATGCAAATTGAGGTCCTTGGAAGCGAATCTTTCGGAGCAAGGTCCCTTGCCTGTGTGGTCAGGGTGGAAGATCGGGTGATAGTCATCGATCCCGGAGTTGCCCTGGCTCGCATCCGCTTTTCTCTGTTTCCCCATCCCCTGGAGGTTGCTGCGGCTGCCAGGATAAGGGCCAGAATCCTTTCCGCACTTGCCGGGGCCACGGACGTTGTGATCAGTCATTACCACGGGGACCACATGCCCATGAGAGCCGAAGACCCCTACCAGCTCCCCGTAGAAGCTCTCCCTCCTCTCGAAGGGGTCAGGTTCTGGTGCAAGGGGCCGGAAAATATTTCACGGCTCTCAGCCCGGAGGAGAAAAGAACTTTCCACCTTTCTCGGTTTCCCCCTCCCCAATTCGGAAGGGGAAAACTCCGGCTGCATTTCTTTTTCCCGGCCAGTCCCCCACGGTGCGCAGGGTAAGGGTTTCG
This window encodes:
- a CDS encoding MBL fold metallo-hydrolase gives rise to the protein MHVLVYYMQIEVLGSESFGARSLACVVRVEDRVIVIDPGVALARIRFSLFPHPLEVAAAARIRARILSALAGATDVVISHYHGDHMPMRAEDPYQLPVEALPPLEGVRFWCKGPENISRLSARRRKELSTFLGFPLPNSEGENSGCISFSRPVPHGAQGKGFGEVLMTCIREGDEVFVHCSDIQLLDREAVLTVLAWKPTTVLASGPPIYLSHRVPEAKTEAFENGLLLAGNVDTLILDHHLLRSFSGYSWLQELGEAAGNRGGVLCAAEFMGEKPNLLEARRKALYRELPVPEGWHEAYARGEVGFEEYSGW